The stretch of DNA TCCTCGACCCGACCCTGACCAACGAGGCCGTTGCTGCAGTCCTCGTTGGCGAGGGACTCGCAACGAGCGCCATCGAGGGCGAGCGACTTGATGTGAAAGCGGTCAGGTCCTCGGTGGCACGGCACCTGGGGCTGCCGTCGGCGGGGCTCGCTGCTCCTCCGCGGTCGGTCGACGGTCTCGTCGAAGTGCTGCTCGATGCGACGCGGAACCACCGAACCCCTTTGACTGTCGAGCGGCTTTGCCGCTGGCAAGCGGCACTGTTTCCCACCGGTCAATCCGGTCTGCGTCGGATTCGAACCGGAGCTCTACGAGGCGAGGATCCGATGCAGGTGGTGTCGCAGCGCGCCGGCCGCGAGCGGGTCCACTTCGTCGCTCCATCGCGGGATCGATTGGAACGCGAAATGCGCCGCTTCCTCGAATGGTTCGCAGATCCCCCCGCAAGACTCGACGGATTGCAGCGAGCCGGGCTGACTCACCTCTGGTTCGTCACCTTGCATCCGTTCGAGGACGGCAACGGCCGGATCGCGCGGGCGCTGACCGACATGGCCCTTGCCCAGGATGAGCGCCAGACCCAGAGGTTCTTCAGCCTGTCCGCCCGGATCGAGCAGGAGCGAGAAGCCTACTACGACGTCCTGGAAAGAACTCAGCGCGGGGATCTCGACGTCACCCCCTGGCTTTCATGGTTTCTCGAACA from Terriglobia bacterium encodes:
- a CDS encoding Fic family protein; the protein is MPQWIWQRRRWPRFSWDEAAISAPLARARLAQGRVLGAVGILDPTLTNEAVAAVLVGEGLATSAIEGERLDVKAVRSSVARHLGLPSAGLAAPPRSVDGLVEVLLDATRNHRTPLTVERLCRWQAALFPTGQSGLRRIRTGALRGEDPMQVVSQRAGRERVHFVAPSRDRLEREMRRFLEWFADPPARLDGLQRAGLTHLWFVTLHPFEDGNGRIARALTDMALAQDERQTQRFFSLSARIEQEREAYYDVLERTQRGDLDVTPWLSWFLEQTATACEYAEATVSRVLVKARFWLRYQGTSLNDRQRKVLNRLLDAGPGGFEGGITTRKYSSLTRVSRATAYRELADLVEKGCLESAGRGGRSRAYAIRWDA